One genomic region from Bacillaceae bacterium S4-13-56 encodes:
- the hemB gene encoding porphobilinogen synthase, with protein sequence MVNNQFRRHRRLRSSEGMRSLVRETHLQVTDFIYPIFVVEGENIKQEVPSMPGVYHVSLDHLTEEMKELEDLGIRSVIVFGVPKEKDEVGSQAYCETGIVQQAIRQIKKDVPSLTVVADTCLCQYTSHGHCGVVSDGSIENDSSLKLLTKTAVSQATAGADIIAPSNMMDGFVYAIRQGLDEAGFQDVPIMSYAVKYSSAFYGPFRDAAHSTPQFGDRRTYQMDPANRMEAIREAESDIQEGADFLIVKPALSYLDIMRELKDRYYLPLVAYNVSGEYSMVKAAAQNGWIDEKSIVMEELTSMKRAGADLIITYFAKDVAKWIRED encoded by the coding sequence ATGGTAAATAATCAATTTCGTCGTCATCGAAGATTACGGTCTTCAGAGGGAATGCGGTCACTCGTACGTGAAACACATTTGCAAGTCACGGATTTTATTTATCCCATCTTTGTAGTAGAAGGGGAAAATATCAAGCAGGAAGTACCTTCTATGCCAGGGGTATATCATGTCTCACTTGATCATTTAACAGAAGAAATGAAAGAGCTTGAAGATCTTGGAATCCGTTCAGTCATTGTTTTTGGTGTGCCTAAAGAAAAGGATGAAGTAGGTTCACAAGCTTATTGTGAAACAGGAATTGTTCAACAAGCTATACGACAAATTAAAAAAGATGTTCCAAGCTTGACGGTAGTAGCGGATACTTGCCTATGTCAATATACTTCTCATGGACATTGTGGTGTCGTTTCTGATGGTTCTATTGAGAATGATTCATCCCTAAAGCTATTAACGAAAACAGCAGTCAGTCAGGCTACCGCTGGCGCTGATATTATTGCGCCATCAAATATGATGGATGGATTCGTTTATGCAATCCGACAAGGACTCGATGAAGCCGGATTTCAAGATGTACCTATCATGTCCTATGCTGTAAAGTATTCATCTGCTTTCTACGGACCATTTCGTGATGCCGCTCATAGTACACCGCAATTTGGAGACCGTAGAACGTATCAAATGGATCCCGCTAATCGAATGGAGGCCATTCGTGAAGCGGAATCTGATATCCAAGAGGGAGCAGACTTTCTCATTGTTAAGCCTGCTTTGTCTTATTTAGATATAATGAGAGAGCTAAAGGATCGCTACTATCTTCCTCTTGTAGCTTATAACGTTAGTGGAGAATATTCGATGGTTAAAGCGGCTGCACAAAATGGTTGGATCGATGAGAAAAGTATTGTTATGGAAGAACTTACTTCCATGAAACGAGCCGGAGCAGATTTAATTATTACCTATTTTGCCAAAGATGTAGCAAAATGGATTCGTGAAGATTAA
- the hemL gene encoding glutamate-1-semialdehyde 2,1-aminomutase, protein MRTFEKSVNAYKEAVQVMPGGVNSPVRAFKSVKMNPVFMAKGKGSKIYDIDGNEYIDYVLSWGPLILGHADDRVVQRINEVAAKGTSFGAPTLIETKLAQLVIDRVPSIEMIRMVNSGTEATMSALRVARGYTGRNKILKFEGNYHGHGDSLLIKAGSGVATLGLPDSPGVPEGVAQNTITVPYNDMESVEAAFKQFGDDMAAIIIEPVSGNMGVVPPKNDFLQKLRDITKKNGSLLIFDEVMTGFRVGYHCAQGYFGVIPDLTCLGKVIGGGLPVGAYGGRKEIMEQVAPIGPIYQAGTLSGNPLAMAAGLETLKALTEETYTEMNQKVDFLIEGLSSAAEEYGIPYQINRAGSMVGFFFAEHEVYNYETAKASNLNHFAQFYQTMLQEGIYLPPSQFEGLFLSTAHSNDDIQKTIQAAKVAFSKLS, encoded by the coding sequence ATGAGAACCTTTGAAAAATCAGTGAATGCGTATAAAGAAGCGGTACAGGTCATGCCAGGTGGGGTCAATTCTCCGGTGAGAGCATTTAAGTCAGTAAAGATGAATCCTGTTTTTATGGCCAAAGGGAAAGGCTCAAAAATATATGATATCGACGGAAATGAGTATATCGATTATGTGCTAAGTTGGGGGCCGTTAATTCTTGGTCATGCCGATGATCGTGTTGTTCAACGGATTAATGAAGTTGCCGCGAAAGGGACAAGCTTTGGTGCACCTACACTAATTGAGACAAAACTGGCACAGCTAGTCATAGATCGTGTACCTTCTATCGAAATGATTCGAATGGTAAACTCGGGTACAGAAGCGACAATGAGCGCTCTTCGTGTAGCACGTGGCTATACAGGACGCAATAAAATTCTAAAGTTTGAAGGAAATTACCACGGTCATGGAGATTCACTACTTATTAAGGCAGGGTCAGGTGTAGCAACCTTAGGTTTGCCAGATAGTCCTGGAGTTCCTGAGGGAGTGGCTCAAAATACTATTACAGTTCCATACAATGATATGGAAAGTGTGGAAGCCGCTTTCAAACAATTTGGTGATGATATGGCAGCTATTATTATTGAGCCAGTATCAGGAAATATGGGTGTCGTTCCACCAAAGAATGACTTCTTGCAAAAACTAAGAGACATTACGAAGAAAAATGGGAGTTTGCTTATTTTTGATGAAGTTATGACTGGTTTTCGTGTAGGATACCACTGTGCACAAGGATATTTTGGTGTAATTCCAGATTTAACTTGTCTTGGAAAAGTGATTGGAGGAGGACTTCCGGTCGGTGCCTACGGAGGTAGGAAAGAAATTATGGAACAAGTAGCTCCAATTGGCCCTATTTATCAAGCAGGTACACTTTCAGGGAATCCACTTGCCATGGCGGCTGGTTTAGAAACCTTAAAGGCTTTGACAGAGGAAACTTATACGGAAATGAATCAAAAAGTGGATTTTCTAATAGAAGGACTTTCAAGCGCAGCAGAAGAATACGGAATTCCTTATCAAATCAATCGTGCCGGGTCCATGGTTGGGTTCTTCTTTGCAGAACATGAAGTCTATAATTATGAGACTGCTAAAGCTTCTAATCTCAATCATTTTGCCCAATTTTATCAAACGATGCTACAGGAAGGAATATATTTACCACCGTCTCAGTTTGAAGGCCTCTTCCTATCAACTGCCCATTCAAATGACGACATTCAAAAGACAATTCAAGCAGCTAAAGTTGCCTTTTCTAAACTTAGTTAG
- the spoVID gene encoding stage VI sporulation protein D yields MSFDEPVFRFSMDESLWFKRGQEVDELMGISLEPDISIQEMKDHVSVRGVIRLEGEYFPTESEEVDQEQQVLSFRDHGKGRVIEHVDEHDDGISEFTYAFPVEITIPKYRVPSLDDVLISVESFDYEIPERSQIKLKATVAIEGILAEAHEEQKEEEVEEPREEERVEESREEVAVERPREEEIERADLIPEPQWEESFDVDELVESPPEKPEFIPETPDLLKSSEEVESSSSEELVDEEESSSSSEEGRFQWQKKKTQTFAEFFGKKESPEKVDMEESVEISHEEAEDVDDSDEYMEMEERKSDAGYLTKMLRSEGESRSSMKMCIVQPEETLDQIAERYGTTISGIVQANRLTSENVASGQILYIPK; encoded by the coding sequence TTGAGTTTTGACGAACCAGTATTTCGTTTCTCAATGGATGAATCATTATGGTTTAAAAGAGGACAGGAAGTCGACGAATTAATGGGGATTTCTTTAGAACCAGACATATCCATTCAAGAAATGAAAGATCATGTATCTGTAAGAGGGGTGATACGTCTCGAAGGAGAGTATTTCCCAACAGAGAGTGAAGAAGTTGATCAAGAACAGCAGGTATTATCGTTTAGGGACCATGGCAAAGGAAGAGTAATTGAGCATGTAGACGAGCATGATGATGGAATAAGTGAGTTTACTTATGCATTTCCAGTAGAGATAACTATTCCAAAATATCGTGTTCCATCACTCGATGATGTACTTATTAGTGTTGAGTCATTTGATTATGAAATTCCTGAAAGGTCACAAATTAAGCTTAAAGCAACAGTAGCTATCGAGGGTATTCTGGCTGAAGCACACGAGGAGCAAAAGGAAGAGGAAGTAGAGGAACCCAGAGAGGAAGAAAGGGTAGAGGAATCCAGAGAGGAAGTGGCAGTAGAGCGCCCCAGAGAGGAAGAGATTGAAAGAGCAGACCTCATTCCTGAACCGCAGTGGGAAGAATCCTTTGATGTGGATGAACTCGTAGAGTCTCCACCAGAAAAACCCGAATTTATTCCAGAAACCCCTGATCTTTTGAAATCTTCAGAAGAGGTAGAATCCTCTTCATCTGAAGAATTAGTCGATGAAGAAGAAAGCTCCTCTTCTAGTGAAGAAGGAAGATTTCAATGGCAAAAAAAGAAGACACAAACGTTTGCTGAATTCTTTGGAAAGAAAGAGTCACCTGAAAAAGTGGATATGGAGGAATCTGTGGAAATTTCACATGAAGAAGCAGAAGATGTGGATGATTCTGATGAATACATGGAAATGGAGGAGCGAAAATCTGATGCTGGATACTTAACAAAAATGTTAAGAAGTGAAGGTGAATCAAGATCATCCATGAAAATGTGTATTGTGCAACCAGAAGAAACACTTGATCAGATTGCTGAACGCTATGGAACGACTATTTCCGGCATTGTTCAAGCCAATCGTTTGACAAGTGAAAATGTGGCAAGCGGACAAATCCTTTATATTCCAAAATGA
- a CDS encoding phosphotransferase: MEIKKSILKAYPFYLHEVREVTHRVSYAKTRDGTELAIKKIPKDSEEIHQWIFAYQQARSNRLQGFMPVYTTPKGEPFTQDQDHFYYVMPWIHEIEENEAPLKKMLQALARIHKGTQAESDSEIDESIHHLIQNEHERVKQEEPQWEKIVSYYEQKHYISPNGFLLLMNYPLLMESRKSLDYWYDQWERDEEEHDHLRTVLCHGNLRLSHFKISQKRSYLFSWEKSQMAVPIYDLLRLLRHLFLEHDLSMEQVISAFEAYESIFPLSKREKYLLGYHLSQPFWFTKQYLTERKYSQYSSLSQTRKIQRRVRQLSNSIAFQSYLKSKLSEQTEASS; encoded by the coding sequence ATGGAAATTAAAAAAAGTATTTTAAAAGCTTATCCCTTTTATTTACATGAAGTAAGAGAAGTCACTCATCGTGTCAGCTACGCAAAAACAAGGGATGGTACGGAATTAGCCATTAAAAAAATACCAAAAGATAGTGAAGAAATTCATCAATGGATATTTGCCTATCAACAAGCCAGATCAAATAGATTGCAAGGTTTTATGCCTGTTTATACCACACCTAAAGGAGAGCCTTTTACTCAAGATCAAGATCATTTTTATTATGTTATGCCCTGGATTCATGAAATAGAGGAGAATGAGGCACCTCTGAAGAAAATGCTACAAGCTCTTGCTAGAATTCATAAAGGTACTCAAGCAGAGAGTGACTCAGAAATCGACGAATCAATCCATCACTTAATTCAAAACGAACACGAAAGAGTTAAACAAGAAGAGCCTCAATGGGAAAAGATAGTTTCTTACTATGAACAAAAGCACTATATATCTCCAAATGGATTTTTGTTGTTGATGAATTATCCCCTTTTAATGGAATCAAGAAAATCTTTGGATTATTGGTATGATCAATGGGAACGGGATGAAGAAGAACATGACCATTTAAGGACAGTTCTATGTCATGGGAATTTAAGACTGTCTCATTTTAAAATAAGCCAGAAAAGGTCTTATTTATTTAGTTGGGAAAAATCCCAAATGGCCGTCCCCATTTATGATTTGCTTCGACTTCTCAGACATTTGTTTCTGGAACATGACCTTTCTATGGAACAAGTCATTAGCGCTTTTGAAGCATATGAGAGTATTTTTCCATTATCGAAAAGAGAAAAATACTTGTTGGGTTATCATTTATCCCAACCTTTCTGGTTTACGAAGCAATATCTAACCGAAAGAAAGTATTCTCAATACTCTTCTTTAAGTCAAACTAGAAAAATCCAAAGGAGAGTTCGACAACTAAGCAACAGCATAGCTTTCCAGTCGTATTTAAAATCCAAGCTTTCAGAACAAACAGAAGCTTCCTCTTAA
- a CDS encoding valine--tRNA ligase, translating into MSEKGLPPKYDPSSVEKDRYQYWVEGKFFEAKGEPEKEPFTIVIPPPNVTGKLHLGHAWDTTLQDIIARVKRMQGYDVLWLPGMDHAGIATQAKVEAKLREQGTNRYELGREKFIETSWEWKEEYAGFIRKQWEKLGLGLDYSRERFTLDEGLSKAVREVFVKLYEKGLIYRGEYIINWDPATKTALSDIEVEYKDIQGAFYHLRYPLVDGSGSIEIATTRPETMLGDTAVAVHPDDDRYKHLIGKKVKLPIVGREIEIIADDYVDMEFGSGAVKITPAHDPNDFEIGNRHHLERVLVMNEDGTMNENAGEYQGLDRFECRKQIVNDLKEQGVLFNIEEHAHSVGHSERSGAVVEPYLSTQWFVKMQPLAEEAIKLQDKENKVNFVPDRFERTYLHWMGNIRDWCISRQLWWGHRIPAWYHKETGEIYVGHEAPQDEGNWEQDSDVLDTWFSSALWPFSTMGWPDREHPDFNRYFPINVLVTGYDIIFFWVSRMIFQSLEFTGDRPFKDVLIHGLVRDAQGRKMSKSLGNGVDPMDVIEKYGADSLRYFLSTGSSPGQDLRFSWEKVESTWNFANKIWNASRFALMNMGDLTYEEMDLTEKKSVADEWILTRLNETIQQVTKTIDHYEFGEAGRALYNFIWDDVCDWYIEMAKLPLYGEDETAKKTTRSVLAYVLDQTMRMLHPFMPFITEEIWQQLPHQGESITRASWPQVRSELSNQQAATEMKRLMEIIRSVRSIRQDVDTPMSKSIDILIKAETKVVQELQKNQAYLERFCNPQNLTIATEISTPEKAMTAVVSGAELYLPLEGLINIEEEIQRLEKEFKKWDDEVRLVQKKLSNEGFVKKAPEKVIAAEREKEKDYLEKRSKVEARIQELKK; encoded by the coding sequence ATGAGTGAAAAGGGTTTACCGCCAAAATATGACCCATCTAGTGTAGAGAAAGATCGTTATCAGTATTGGGTGGAAGGGAAGTTTTTTGAAGCTAAGGGAGAGCCTGAAAAAGAGCCCTTTACGATTGTAATTCCTCCACCAAATGTCACTGGAAAGCTTCATCTTGGTCATGCTTGGGATACAACACTACAAGATATTATTGCAAGAGTGAAACGAATGCAAGGATATGATGTTTTATGGTTACCTGGAATGGACCATGCAGGAATAGCAACACAAGCAAAAGTGGAAGCAAAGCTTAGAGAACAGGGAACGAATAGATACGAACTAGGACGAGAAAAATTTATAGAAACTTCATGGGAATGGAAAGAGGAATATGCAGGGTTTATTCGTAAGCAATGGGAGAAGCTTGGGTTAGGTCTTGATTATTCCAGAGAACGATTTACCCTTGATGAAGGTCTTTCCAAGGCTGTTCGTGAGGTTTTCGTAAAACTTTATGAAAAAGGTCTCATTTACCGCGGAGAGTATATTATCAACTGGGATCCTGCAACAAAAACAGCTCTATCTGATATAGAAGTAGAGTACAAGGATATTCAGGGTGCCTTTTATCATTTGAGATATCCACTAGTAGATGGCTCAGGGTCAATTGAGATTGCTACAACCCGACCTGAAACGATGTTGGGAGATACGGCTGTTGCTGTTCATCCAGATGATGATCGCTATAAACATCTTATTGGGAAAAAGGTTAAACTTCCTATCGTAGGCCGAGAAATTGAAATTATAGCTGATGACTATGTTGATATGGAATTTGGTTCTGGTGCTGTGAAAATTACCCCAGCCCATGATCCAAATGATTTTGAAATCGGAAATCGCCACCACTTAGAACGTGTGTTAGTTATGAATGAAGACGGAACCATGAATGAAAATGCTGGGGAATATCAAGGATTAGACCGTTTCGAATGTCGAAAACAAATTGTTAATGATCTGAAGGAACAAGGCGTTCTTTTTAATATTGAAGAGCATGCTCATTCAGTAGGACACTCTGAAAGAAGTGGGGCGGTTGTTGAACCGTATTTGTCAACTCAATGGTTTGTCAAAATGCAACCACTAGCAGAGGAAGCCATTAAGCTTCAAGACAAAGAAAATAAGGTGAATTTTGTTCCTGATCGCTTTGAGAGAACCTATCTTCACTGGATGGGGAATATTCGAGATTGGTGTATTTCTCGTCAATTGTGGTGGGGACATAGAATTCCTGCATGGTATCACAAGGAAACTGGAGAAATTTATGTTGGGCATGAGGCTCCTCAAGACGAGGGAAACTGGGAGCAGGACTCTGACGTGTTAGATACATGGTTCTCATCAGCATTGTGGCCGTTTTCCACTATGGGGTGGCCTGATAGAGAACATCCAGATTTTAATCGATATTTCCCAATTAATGTATTAGTAACCGGCTATGATATTATCTTCTTCTGGGTTTCACGAATGATTTTCCAATCCCTAGAGTTTACAGGGGATCGTCCATTCAAAGATGTTCTTATCCACGGGCTAGTAAGAGATGCTCAGGGAAGAAAAATGAGTAAGTCTTTAGGAAATGGCGTAGACCCAATGGACGTCATTGAAAAATATGGGGCTGATTCCTTGCGCTATTTCTTATCGACTGGATCATCACCGGGTCAAGATTTGCGTTTTAGTTGGGAAAAGGTAGAATCTACATGGAATTTTGCCAATAAAATATGGAATGCCTCTCGGTTTGCGTTAATGAATATGGGTGACCTTACTTATGAAGAAATGGATCTTACGGAAAAGAAATCTGTTGCTGATGAGTGGATTCTTACCCGACTTAATGAAACCATCCAACAAGTAACGAAAACGATTGATCATTATGAGTTTGGGGAAGCGGGAAGAGCTCTTTATAACTTCATTTGGGATGATGTTTGTGATTGGTATATTGAAATGGCAAAACTTCCTCTATATGGAGAAGATGAAACGGCCAAGAAGACAACTCGCTCCGTTTTAGCTTATGTTTTAGACCAAACCATGAGGATGTTGCACCCATTCATGCCGTTTATTACGGAAGAAATTTGGCAGCAGTTACCTCATCAAGGCGAATCCATTACGAGAGCTTCATGGCCACAAGTTAGAAGTGAATTATCAAACCAACAAGCTGCAACAGAAATGAAAAGGTTGATGGAAATTATTCGTTCTGTACGCTCCATTCGACAAGATGTGGATACACCAATGTCTAAATCAATTGATATTCTAATTAAAGCTGAAACGAAAGTTGTCCAAGAACTACAAAAAAACCAAGCGTATCTAGAACGTTTTTGTAATCCCCAAAACCTTACTATCGCTACTGAAATTTCTACTCCAGAAAAAGCAATGACAGCAGTTGTATCTGGAGCGGAGTTATATTTACCATTAGAGGGTTTAATTAACATCGAAGAAGAGATCCAACGACTTGAAAAGGAATTTAAAAAGTGGGATGATGAAGTTAGGCTCGTTCAAAAGAAACTTTCCAACGAAGGTTTTGTTAAGAAAGCGCCTGAGAAAGTAATCGCAGCGGAACGAGAAAAGGAAAAAGATTATTTAGAAAAACGTTCGAAAGTTGAAGCTAGAATTCAAGAGTTGAAAAAGTAA
- a CDS encoding folylpolyglutamate synthase/dihydrofolate synthase family protein: MTYEEAIQWIHQRLKHGIKPGLARIEWFMEKLGSPEKKIPAVHIAGTNGKGSTVTYMRNILEAEGYRVGTFTSPYIETFNERISVNGVPISDEEWIQLVEVIKPLSEELEATTSLGSPSEFEVITAMMFYYFDTHPVDLVVIETGLGGRLDSTNVTQPLLTIITSIGLDHTEFLGNTYEKIAYEKAGIIKPGIPVIAAGTTTSAAAVIEEKAVELKAPYYKVSENLSFLWKESSRNGEYFDVFLPEGKELKNLFISMKGRHQISNATLAVIATVLLREKGYDVSDESIRLGLSKSAWMGRFEKVMDQPEVILDGAHNLEGIQALCQTVEKHYSTYKKHLVFSALGDKPLRQMIEFCDETFDSILFTTFSFPRSIPASDLAKYSQNPQKSINEKWEDAIEGLLRTASKEDLIVVTGSLYFISEVRKYFKR; the protein is encoded by the coding sequence ATGACCTATGAAGAAGCCATTCAATGGATACATCAGCGTTTAAAACATGGAATAAAGCCTGGTCTTGCAAGAATAGAATGGTTTATGGAGAAGTTAGGCTCTCCAGAGAAGAAAATTCCAGCTGTTCATATTGCGGGTACTAATGGAAAGGGCTCTACTGTAACCTATATGAGAAATATCCTTGAGGCAGAAGGATATCGTGTAGGAACCTTTACTTCACCGTATATCGAAACTTTTAATGAACGAATAAGTGTGAATGGAGTTCCTATATCAGATGAAGAGTGGATTCAGCTTGTAGAGGTTATAAAACCACTTTCTGAAGAACTTGAAGCTACAACATCCCTTGGTTCTCCATCAGAATTTGAGGTTATAACTGCAATGATGTTTTATTATTTTGATACTCACCCCGTTGACCTTGTCGTCATTGAAACAGGATTAGGAGGAAGACTGGATTCAACCAATGTTACCCAACCACTTTTAACCATCATTACAAGCATCGGATTGGACCACACAGAATTTTTAGGGAATACTTATGAAAAAATTGCTTATGAAAAAGCTGGAATAATAAAGCCTGGAATCCCAGTTATAGCAGCTGGGACCACAACTAGTGCAGCTGCTGTGATCGAAGAAAAGGCCGTTGAGTTAAAGGCACCATATTATAAAGTTTCCGAGAATCTATCTTTTCTATGGAAGGAATCTTCTCGTAACGGAGAATACTTCGATGTTTTTCTACCAGAGGGAAAAGAATTAAAAAATCTCTTTATTTCTATGAAAGGAAGGCACCAAATCTCTAATGCAACCCTAGCTGTTATAGCGACTGTTCTTTTAAGGGAGAAAGGCTATGATGTATCTGATGAATCCATTAGACTCGGTTTGAGTAAATCCGCATGGATGGGAAGATTTGAAAAGGTAATGGATCAACCAGAGGTTATTTTAGATGGTGCCCATAATTTAGAAGGGATCCAAGCTCTTTGTCAGACGGTAGAGAAACATTACTCAACTTATAAAAAACACCTTGTTTTTTCTGCTTTAGGAGACAAACCTTTACGCCAAATGATTGAATTTTGTGATGAAACTTTTGATTCCATTTTATTTACAACCTTTAGTTTTCCTAGAAGCATTCCAGCAAGTGATCTAGCAAAATACAGTCAGAATCCCCAAAAATCTATAAACGAAAAATGGGAGGATGCGATTGAAGGGCTTTTAAGGACTGCGAGTAAAGAGGATTTAATTGTTGTGACTGGATCCCTGTACTTTATTTCAGAAGTAAGAAAATATTTCAAAAGATAA
- a CDS encoding sensor domain-containing diguanylate cyclase, whose product MVSPFKSRMIWIVWLVFWPTTLFLVYQYSGFTLTGREFDLISFVVLMSIVAFFPIVVNETPIFFIHGISLVVFLYFGLFTEILLTTIAVFVLIGKVRVRKNDLYRIPLNLLMFSTISIIGALVFYALGGKNGEISLVIASNMIPIVGYALAVFISNQLILYVISTKVIGRKERFFDKGLLWEFMTSLFVLPVGLVLYIMYTEIGAAAIYYVGLPFVSLSIILTLYYSSQRINNYLQKASEIGHLLSGRLEVSEVLDTMVAKLSDLLPLDYLYVYDVEGDKELRLMRFFDSNEKKDRPNVFLQKFEGISGKVWGHREGVLYRNRKEWAHLTSGQIPSSVESIISILIERDHQPIGVLTVASNKKRAYEKFQYMILDILGNHLAVALENAKHYEETKNKSERCPLTKLYNYRYFEDRLIESFSLIDKNSQNHNMSLILLDLDHFKLVNDTYGHQSGNEILCEVANRLTNIIGDKGIVARYGGEEFVILLPKVNREHCLHIAENIRRKIANHPFLVHEHILDDPNDVYVTVTASIGIATYPEDCEDAMDLVRHADRAMYLGAKRRGRNKVASYATLSEAAE is encoded by the coding sequence ATGGTTAGCCCATTTAAAAGTAGAATGATATGGATCGTTTGGTTAGTATTTTGGCCGACCACATTATTTTTGGTTTATCAATATTCTGGTTTTACTTTAACTGGAAGAGAATTTGATCTTATTTCATTTGTTGTCCTCATGTCTATTGTCGCTTTTTTCCCTATCGTGGTAAATGAAACACCTATTTTTTTCATTCATGGAATTAGTCTAGTCGTATTTCTTTATTTTGGATTGTTTACTGAGATTCTTTTAACCACTATAGCTGTATTTGTTTTAATAGGAAAAGTTCGTGTTAGAAAAAATGACTTATATCGTATACCTTTAAATCTACTGATGTTTTCAACGATCTCCATTATTGGTGCCCTAGTATTCTATGCCCTTGGTGGAAAAAATGGAGAAATTTCACTTGTTATTGCAAGTAACATGATACCAATTGTAGGCTATGCCCTAGCGGTGTTTATTTCTAATCAATTAATTTTATACGTTATTAGTACAAAAGTTATAGGTAGAAAAGAACGTTTTTTTGATAAAGGACTTTTATGGGAATTCATGACATCCCTATTCGTTCTTCCCGTTGGACTTGTTCTTTATATCATGTACACCGAGATCGGTGCAGCGGCCATTTATTATGTAGGGTTACCTTTCGTTAGTCTTTCCATTATTCTTACCCTGTACTACTCGAGTCAGAGGATAAACAATTATCTTCAAAAGGCAAGTGAAATTGGACATCTGTTATCAGGAAGATTGGAAGTTTCAGAGGTTTTAGATACTATGGTTGCAAAGCTTTCCGATTTACTCCCTTTAGATTATCTGTATGTTTATGATGTAGAAGGGGATAAAGAATTACGTTTAATGCGTTTTTTTGACTCTAATGAGAAAAAAGATAGGCCAAATGTTTTTCTGCAAAAGTTTGAAGGAATTAGTGGGAAGGTTTGGGGACATAGAGAAGGGGTTTTGTATCGCAATAGAAAAGAATGGGCTCACTTAACGAGTGGGCAAATTCCTTCATCAGTCGAGAGCATTATTTCTATTTTGATTGAACGAGATCACCAGCCTATCGGAGTTCTAACGGTGGCATCTAATAAAAAGAGAGCCTATGAAAAGTTTCAATATATGATCCTTGATATCTTAGGGAATCATCTGGCAGTAGCACTAGAAAATGCCAAGCATTATGAAGAAACGAAAAATAAGAGTGAGCGCTGTCCTTTAACCAAATTATATAATTATCGGTATTTTGAAGATCGCTTAATAGAAAGCTTTTCACTAATAGATAAAAACAGTCAAAATCATAATATGTCCCTGATCCTATTAGACCTCGACCACTTTAAGTTGGTAAACGATACTTATGGCCATCAAAGTGGAAATGAAATCTTATGTGAGGTAGCAAATCGTTTAACCAATATCATAGGAGATAAGGGGATTGTAGCAAGGTACGGGGGAGAAGAGTTTGTCATTTTGTTACCTAAAGTGAACCGAGAACATTGCTTACATATTGCAGAAAATATAAGAAGAAAGATTGCTAACCATCCGTTTCTAGTACATGAACATATTTTAGATGATCCTAATGACGTTTATGTAACAGTAACTGCCAGTATAGGAATAGCTACCTATCCTGAGGATTGTGAAGATGCTATGGATCTTGTTCGTCATGCTGACCGCGCCATGTATTTAGGTGCTAAACGAAGAGGAAGAAATAAGGTAGCCTCTTATGCTACATTGTCAGAAGCAGCTGAATAA